One region of Oryza sativa Japonica Group chromosome 5, ASM3414082v1 genomic DNA includes:
- the LOC9268468 gene encoding embryogenesis-like protein: protein MHRNPRLLLRAAASLLRPSSSSAAAAPTPALPPLLRRPPLFFPEGCPHRRAFSTAGFGKDVDEVNRKFAEAREEIEAAMDSKETVYFDEEAACARDAAGEALAAFESLLARLPPPDADSLRRSMGLKMEQLKAELKQLDE from the coding sequence atgCACCGAaaccctcgcctcctcctccgcgccgccgcctccctcctccgcccctcctcctcctccgccgccgccgccccaacgCCGGCGCTCCCTCCTCTTCTGCGGCGCCCGCCCCTCTTCTTCCCGGAGGGGTGCCCCCACCGGCGCGCCTTCTCGACGGCGGGCTTCGGCAAGGATGTCGACGAGGTGAACCGCAAGTTCGCGGAGGCGCGGGAGGAGATCGAGGCCGCCATGGACAGCAAGGAGACCGTCTACTTCGACGAGGAGGCCGCCTgcgcgcgcgacgccgccggGGAGGCCCTCGCGGCCTTCGAGTCGCTGCTCGCGCGCCTCCCGCCGCCCGACGCCGACTCGCTCCGCCGATCCATGGGGCTCAAGATGGAGCAGCTCAAAGCCGAGCTCAAGCAGCTCGACGAGTAG
- the LOC9270180 gene encoding uncharacterized protein: MDNAKEEMRRAAATADSPDAGEPHAIAVHLQGWCRACLHLAALAFLACAFVQTAGRARHDPWDLAFVVAAYASLAALFVVLRRAERLTPESPADDRRCLQRAAWALSTVLSCLFAYRVARIMPAAMAVAVWAMTATVVAGGLYFLVLNDGDRGSEEDCHVADDGKLVFQKIPREEMV; encoded by the coding sequence ATGGACAATGCCAAGGAGGAGatgcgccgtgccgccgccaccgccgactcgCCGGACGCCGGCGAACCCCACGCCATAGCCGTCCACCTGCAGGGGTGGTGCAGGGCGTGCCTGcacctcgccgcgctcgccttccTCGCCTGCGCCTTCGTCCAGACGGCCGGCAGGGCGCGCCACGATCCATGGGACCtcgccttcgtcgtcgccgcctacGCCAGCCTCGCGGCGCTCttcgtcgtcctccgccgcgccgagcgcctcaCGCCGGAGTCGCCCGCCGACGATCGCCGGTGTCTGCAGCGAGCGGCATGGGCGCTGTCCACTGTGCTCAGCTGCTTGTTTGCTTACAGGGTTGCCCGGATCATGCcggccgccatggccgtcgCCGTCTGGGCCAtgaccgccaccgtcgtcgccggtggcctcTACTTCTTGGTTCTCAACGACGGTGACCGTGGATCGGAGGAGGATTGCCATGTCGCCGACGATGGCAAACTCGTCTTTCAGAAGATTCCTAGAGAGGAAATGGTGTAG
- the LOC9271957 gene encoding uncharacterized protein — protein sequence MATNNPVSLKAEEQKCYGGGGGRVIQAITMLVATAVTAQAAYRARREPWDLAFVLFAYADLGLLFLCLSMYERLPPPLEEIQKGDSGDDGAAVRRRLKMAVWALSTALSVAFAWRVAAVMPAPAMRAAVWGMTSTVAVAGFYLLFVYRPVTISSYSEMDTCKHKQSSPKLDQMV from the coding sequence ATGGCCACTAACAATCCGGTCAGTCTCAAAGCAGAGGAGCAGAAATgctatggcggcggcggcggccgggtcaTTCAGGCAATCACGATGCTCGTGGCGACGGCGGTCACGGCGCAGGCGGCGTACCGGGCTCGCCGGGAGCCATGGGACCTCGCCTTCGTGCTCTTCGCCTACGCCGACCTGGGCCTCCTCTTCCTGTGCCTCTCGATGTACGAGCGCCTGCCGCCTCCGCTGGAAGAAATACAGAAGGGggacagcggcgacgacggtgcggCCGTGAGGCGGCGGCTCAAGATGGCCGTGTGGGCGCTGTCGACGGCGCTGAGCGTCGCCTTCGCGTGGCGCGTGGCGGCGGtcatgccggcgccggcgatgaggGCCGCCGTCTGGGGCATGACGTCGACGGTGGCGGTCGCCGGTTTCTACCTACTGTTCGTCTACAGGCCTGTGACCATTTCCTCCTACTCCGAAATGGATACCTGCAAACACAAGCAGTCGTCGCCCAAGCTCGACCAGATGGTATAA